The DNA window CTGTTCTATCGCGGTATGGCACTCAAACAACTGGGGCAGTCGGCACAGGCCGAACAACAGTTCATGCAAATGCAGCAATGGGTACGGCAACAGTCAGAGCTGGCGCCGGGTGCCGATTTCTTTGCCGTTTCGCTGCCGGATTTGATGGCGTTGGACAACGACCTGAACCAGGCGCATCAACAGCACTGCCTGCTGGTGACTGCTTTGGCGCTGCTGGGGTTAGGGCAGTTAACGGCGGCGCAGCAGACATTGGGCGAGTTGCTGGTGGTAAATCCTGCGCATGACAAAGCGCGTTTATTCAGCGTACTGGCCGAGGTTTTAGCCAACTGATGCCGCAAGGGGACGAATGTGACGAATAAACTGAACATGCCCTATGTCTGGACTATCTGCCTGGTCGCCGCTTGCGGTGGCCTGTTATTCGGCTATGACTGGGTAGTGATCGGCGGGGCCAAGCCGTTTTACGAGGCTTACTTCGGCATTACCGACCCTGCGCAGTCCGGCTGGGCGATGAGCTCGGCGCTGGTCGGTTGTATTTTTGGTGCCCTGATCTCGGGCCTGTTGTCGGATCGTTTTGGCCGAAAGTTGCCGTTGGCGATCGCCGCGCTAACCTTCGTGATCTCCGCCTGGGGCACCGCCATGGCCACCAGTTTTGACGCCTTTATTGTGTATCGCATTGTTGGTGGTGTCGGTATTGGCCTGGCCTCGGCACTGTCGCCGATGTATATCGCCGAAGTCAGCCCGGCAGCCCAGCGTGGCCGCTTCGTGGCGGTGAACCAATTGACCATTGTGATTGGGGTGCTGGCGGCGCAGTTGATCAACCTGTTGATCGCCGATCCGGTGGTGGCCAATGCCAGCCAGGCCGATCTGTTAGCCAGCTGGAATGGACAAATTGGCTGGCGTTATATGTTCGGCGCCGAACTGGTTCCGGCACTGGCTTTCCTGCTGTTGATGCTGGTGGTGCCGGAATCCCCGCGCTGGCTGGCAAAAGCCGGACGTCATGAAAAGGCGCAGCGGGTATTGCGGCGTATTGGCAACGAGCAATACGCACAGCAAACGCTGGCGGAGATCCGTCAGACTTTGGGCAAGGACAGCAGCAAGGTGCCGCTCGGCGCGCTGTTGCACAGCGATGTGCGACCGGTGCTGGTAATTGGCATTGTGCTGGCGGTCTTCCAGCAGTGGTGCGGCATCAACGTGATCTTCAACTATGCGCAGGAGATCTTCGCTTCGGCAGGGTTTGATATTAACGACACCCTGAAATCGATCGTCGCCACCGGATTGATCAACCTGATCTTCACCTTGCTGGCCTTGCCACTGGTGGATCGTATTGGTCGTC is part of the Serratia quinivorans genome and encodes:
- the xylE_2 gene encoding D-xylose transporter; protein product: MTNKLNMPYVWTICLVAACGGLLFGYDWVVIGGAKPFYEAYFGITDPAQSGWAMSSALVGCIFGALISGLLSDRFGRKLPLAIAALTFVISAWGTAMATSFDAFIVYRIVGGVGIGLASALSPMYIAEVSPAAQRGRFVAVNQLTIVIGVLAAQLINLLIADPVVANASQADLLASWNGQIGWRYMFGAELVPALAFLLLMLVVPESPRWLAKAGRHEKAQRVLRRIGNEQYAQQTLAEIRQTLGKDSSKVPLGALLHSDVRPVLVIGIVLAVFQQWCGINVIFNYAQEIFASAGFDINDTLKSIVATGLINLIFTLLALPLVDRIGRRRLMLIGACGLTAIYLLMAAAYAYGLLGLPVLLLVLVAIAIYAVTLAPVTWVLLSEIFPNRIRGAAMAAGTFALWVACFVLTYSFPLLNAALGAAGSFLLYGGICLAGAVFIYARVPETKGITLEALEERLSAAGASVAKAKEFT